From the Desulfosarcina sp. BuS5 genome, one window contains:
- a CDS encoding cbb3-type cytochrome c oxidase subunit I codes for MARKMAKYFITVAILFFIAGCFEGIMFPTKFRFQFFYAAFMHIPPEHLKSFFSHFVVKIHTHISLVGWVTSALMGILYFIVPQIKDQAKGRERYSKWACYANFWLHVFGILLFCVGFHLIGMTGLKSGYAPGSPEFRELETPFKLFVLTGGSFICLSSLLFSLNIEKTLFATETSKDHNG; via the coding sequence ATGGCAAGAAAAATGGCAAAATACTTTATTACAGTTGCGATCCTGTTTTTTATAGCAGGATGCTTTGAAGGGATCATGTTTCCGACAAAATTCAGATTCCAATTTTTCTATGCAGCCTTTATGCATATTCCTCCTGAACATCTGAAAAGTTTTTTTTCTCATTTTGTTGTTAAAATTCATACGCATATCAGCCTCGTCGGCTGGGTAACCTCAGCGCTCATGGGCATATTATATTTTATAGTTCCCCAAATAAAAGATCAGGCAAAAGGCCGGGAAAGGTATAGCAAATGGGCGTGTTATGCTAATTTTTGGCTTCATGTTTTTGGAATATTGCTGTTTTGCGTCGGGTTTCATCTAATTGGAATGACCGGACTCAAATCAGGTTATGCGCCCGGAAGCCCCGAATTCAGAGAACTGGAGACCCCTTTTAAATTATTTGTGTTAACAGGCGGTTCTTTTATCTGCCTGTCGTCTCTTCTTTTTTCTTTAAATATTGAAAAAACCCTTTTTGCGACAGAGACATCAAAAGATCACAATGGGTAA
- a CDS encoding type II toxin-antitoxin system VapC family toxin, giving the protein MNEDSGGYYLDTSALLPYYREEKTSLAIQNFLSSLRVPVGISDLTGLEFASALSRWIRMKEITEAQAGLVENAFAEDIRSGLFRRLSITTKHYRQAQKWISSRKTAFRTLDALHLACCFGAGINMVTCDEVLANLADVLGMPCRFVADGKI; this is encoded by the coding sequence ATGAACGAGGATAGTGGCGGCTACTATCTGGATACCAGCGCACTGCTCCCTTATTATAGAGAGGAGAAAACAAGCCTGGCAATACAGAATTTTTTGTCGTCTCTCAGGGTTCCTGTCGGCATCAGCGATCTTACCGGATTGGAGTTTGCTTCCGCTCTTTCCCGTTGGATTCGCATGAAGGAAATCACTGAGGCGCAGGCCGGTCTTGTGGAAAACGCCTTTGCAGAGGATATCCGTTCAGGTTTATTCAGGCGGCTTTCCATCACTACGAAACACTATCGACAGGCGCAAAAATGGATTTCTTCCAGAAAAACAGCTTTTCGCACCCTCGATGCCCTGCACCTGGCATGCTGTTTCGGAGCCGGGATAAACATGGTGACTTGTGATGAAGTGCTGGCAAATTTGGCGGATGTTCTGGGTATGCCCTGCCGATTTGTCGCTGACGGCAAAATATAA
- a CDS encoding Crp/Fnr family transcriptional regulator translates to MGKKESILLFVRSYFGSVDKIALCHLEKVCRFKIIKKKGIIFNEGQTGNTAYFLASGMVKLFKTDVEGREVAINFIRPGQIFGALVLLFEGRYSVSAVALEKIEILSFTTREFDEMLQKYPGFALRMFKYLASRHKFYINSIKDLAISTPRIRLLNYLDYLAETSGSRNFLLPVPKKHIALLLGITPETL, encoded by the coding sequence ATGGGTAAGAAGGAATCAATATTGTTGTTTGTACGTTCTTATTTTGGCAGTGTTGATAAAATAGCGCTCTGTCATCTTGAAAAAGTTTGCAGATTTAAAATAATCAAAAAAAAAGGAATTATATTCAATGAAGGACAGACGGGTAATACAGCTTATTTTCTTGCTTCCGGCATGGTCAAACTTTTTAAAACCGATGTTGAAGGCAGGGAAGTGGCTATCAATTTTATAAGGCCCGGACAAATATTCGGGGCGCTTGTTTTATTGTTCGAAGGCCGTTATTCAGTCAGCGCCGTGGCTTTAGAGAAGATAGAAATTTTATCATTTACCACCCGTGAATTTGATGAAATGCTACAAAAATACCCCGGATTTGCACTACGAATGTTTAAATACCTCGCCTCCCGGCACAAATTTTATATCAACAGCATTAAAGACCTGGCGATTTCCACCCCCCGCATACGTCTGTTAAACTATCTTGATTATCTTGCCGAAACCAGCGGGTCCAGAAATTTTTTACTGCCTGTTCCCAAGAAACATATAGCCCTGCTGTTAGGAATAACACCTGAAACACTTTAA
- a CDS encoding type II toxin-antitoxin system Phd/YefM family antitoxin, whose protein sequence is MQRVNVREARQQISRLLDAVAAGEEIVIMRRGKPAARLLPASKIETGKMRFPDRSSLRAMLPPAKLPAEELIREMRDERG, encoded by the coding sequence ATGCAAAGAGTAAATGTACGTGAAGCAAGACAACAGATCAGCCGTCTGCTGGATGCGGTGGCGGCTGGAGAAGAAATTGTTATCATGCGCCGCGGTAAACCGGCAGCTCGCTTACTCCCGGCGTCAAAGATTGAAACAGGAAAGATGCGTTTCCCTGACCGCAGCAGTTTGAGGGCAATGCTTCCTCCGGCAAAATTGCCGGCAGAAGAATTAATACGGGAGATGCGTGATGAACGAGGATAG